Proteins from a genomic interval of Zingiber officinale cultivar Zhangliang chromosome 2A, Zo_v1.1, whole genome shotgun sequence:
- the LOC122043708 gene encoding uncharacterized protein LOC122043708, translated as MEKKQGFFSVLREEVARGLSPSQSRGRLRSESPRRRTLPVAELFLFSRRWKRHGIAGELVVARSWSLTPLMEGPKHAAGEDTKKEHGWGQWVKDQLSRASSASPSASSFRRSDLRMRLGIMAAPLTPIHACSIDPLPHLSIKDTPIIRISSFSDLLHLLTRFVLVETSSAQYILQQYIAASGGFKLLSSIRNTYSMGKVRMVATEFETATRITKNRNPTRDAESSGFVLCLTPFAIVCIIIASYSDCEFIILDEVSSW; from the exons ATGGAGAAGAAGCAAGGATTCTTCTCGGTGCTAAGGGAGGAGGTTGCGAGGGGGCTTTCTCCATCACAGTCGCGGGGAAGGCTGAGGTCGGAGAGCCCACGACGGAGAACATTGCCTGTGGCAGAGCTATTTTTGTTTTCACGACGGTGGAAGAGGCATGGGATTGCTGGAGAGCTTGTGGTGGCAAGATCATGGAGCCTGACGCCTTTGATGGAGGGACCGAAACACGCGGCGGGAGAGGACACGAAGAAGGAGCATGGGTGGGGACAATGGGTCAAAGACCAACTATCACGTGCGTCGTCCGCATCTCCTTCTGCTTCCTCCTTCCGGCGGTCGGATCTCCGGATGCGACTAGGCATCATGGCAGCTCCCCTCACCCCTATTCATGCTTGCTCCATCGACCCGCTTCCTCACCTCAGCATCAAGGATACTCCCATCATAAGGATTTCATCTTTCTCAGATTTACTTCATTTATTGACACGATTTGTGTTAGTT GAGACTTCTTCAGCACAGTACATCCTCCAGCAATATATAGCTGCATCAGGAGGTTTCAAGCTTCTTAGTTCTATTAGGAATACATATTCAATGGGGAAGGTGAGGATGGTGGCTACTGAGTTTGAGACGGCAACCAGGATCACCAAAAATAGGAACCCAACAAGGGATGCTGAGTCTAGTGGATTTGTTCTCTG TCTGACACCATTTGCTATTGTTTGTATAATAATTGCTAGTTATTCTGATTGTGAATTTATCATTTTGGATGAAGTCTCATCTTGGTGA